A region of Nostoc edaphicum CCNP1411 DNA encodes the following proteins:
- a CDS encoding iron uptake porin, which translates to MPPPVMATIHHLAASLEYQTVVDIPFLIESQQALALNLSSSNSTKYLHKTDKNWHDIQRQVVKDKKNTTQASSKFLLSNQKKGASLTAYSPISKAIHIQPLDQSLPGSSKQLLTSKIAEPTTTLITQATSSAVVKVPGQQPYQKSNKQSVEFQVIAQVANSQITNLSETLTNEIPAVSKLSDVQSTDWKLQALQLLMERYGVTVLCDNDIFQGNRSVTRFEFAICLNGLLNYIQAQINTDQMKVIDQEDTIVLQRLQQEFTNELAVLQGHIDLLEARTAALETQQFATTTKLTGEVKFNLIDGWGGRVTGKGDSNPVLTYLTKLQFNTSFSGKDLLFIELAAGNAVNRNFADSDSFGTKMALWSEAGNTNNQTFLTVLQYRFTAFNDRITFKITPVGHRTYIVLNSNSSTEGLALSQFGEFSPVFRIGLEELNTGLGIDWSITDQTQLQFVYSAKNANDPNSGLFNSDSYAIGTQLLVRPTENFTTGIAYIHAQSEDGSLNTLAGSLNADTSGGFKERAQIQAINGTLQWRLLPNVTLGAWGGYIRTKSRESDAEANSTTYAVSLLVRDLFGREGDTLGVIFGQPLKLINGKLIQREDVSTSLHYELFYDFRVNNNISITPGFFVITNPEHNSGNNTIIIGGIRTRFRF; encoded by the coding sequence ATGCCTCCACCTGTTATGGCGACTATTCATCATTTAGCCGCATCTTTGGAGTATCAAACAGTAGTAGATATCCCCTTTCTAATAGAGTCGCAACAGGCTCTTGCACTTAATCTATCATCTTCAAATTCAACAAAATACCTTCACAAAACTGATAAAAATTGGCATGATATTCAAAGGCAAGTTGTCAAAGACAAGAAGAACACTACTCAAGCCTCTAGCAAATTCCTCTTGTCTAATCAGAAGAAGGGGGCTTCACTAACTGCTTATTCACCTATCTCTAAAGCTATACACATCCAACCATTAGACCAAAGTTTACCTGGTTCCTCAAAACAGCTCCTTACATCTAAAATAGCCGAGCCAACTACTACCCTAATTACTCAAGCAACTTCAAGTGCTGTTGTCAAAGTTCCAGGTCAACAGCCTTATCAAAAGTCAAATAAACAATCGGTTGAATTTCAGGTTATTGCTCAAGTTGCCAATTCGCAAATCACTAACTTGTCAGAAACCTTAACTAATGAAATTCCTGCTGTTTCAAAATTGTCAGATGTACAGTCAACGGACTGGAAGTTACAAGCGCTGCAGTTATTAATGGAACGGTATGGTGTTACAGTCCTTTGCGATAATGATATTTTCCAAGGAAACCGTTCTGTCACTCGCTTTGAATTTGCAATTTGTCTCAATGGATTACTCAACTATATCCAAGCGCAAATTAATACTGACCAAATGAAAGTCATTGACCAGGAAGATACTATCGTATTACAAAGACTGCAACAAGAGTTCACTAATGAATTAGCTGTTTTGCAAGGTCATATTGATCTTCTAGAAGCTCGTACTGCTGCACTCGAAACGCAGCAATTTGCAACAACTACTAAATTAACAGGGGAAGTTAAATTTAATTTGATAGATGGTTGGGGAGGAAGGGTTACAGGCAAAGGGGATAGCAATCCAGTTCTGACTTATTTAACGAAGTTGCAGTTTAACACGTCTTTTTCCGGTAAAGACCTCCTCTTTATTGAGTTGGCAGCAGGAAATGCTGTAAATCGTAATTTTGCCGATTCTGACTCCTTCGGTACAAAAATGGCACTCTGGAGTGAAGCCGGTAATACGAATAATCAAACTTTTTTAACTGTTCTGCAATATCGATTCACAGCTTTTAATGACCGGATTACTTTCAAAATTACACCTGTTGGACATCGCACGTACATTGTTCTAAACTCGAATTCCTCTACAGAAGGGCTAGCTTTGTCCCAGTTTGGGGAATTCAGCCCTGTCTTTAGAATTGGATTGGAAGAGTTAAATACAGGGCTTGGCATAGACTGGTCTATTACAGACCAGACACAACTTCAGTTTGTGTATAGTGCAAAGAATGCAAATGATCCCAATTCAGGCCTATTTAATTCAGATAGTTATGCTATTGGAACACAACTTCTGGTCAGACCCACTGAAAATTTTACCACTGGCATTGCATATATCCATGCTCAGTCTGAGGATGGTAGTTTAAATACCTTAGCTGGAAGCCTGAATGCTGATACTTCAGGAGGATTTAAGGAACGAGCACAAATTCAGGCAATCAATGGAACACTGCAATGGCGATTACTGCCAAATGTGACTTTAGGGGCTTGGGGAGGTTATATCCGAACCAAGTCCCGAGAATCTGACGCCGAAGCAAACTCTACGACCTATGCCGTTTCTCTCCTTGTTAGAGATTTATTTGGTCGAGAAGGAGACACATTGGGAGTTATATTCGGTCAACCCTTAAAACTAATTAATGGAAAGTTAATTCAGCGTGAAGACGTAAGTACGTCTTTGCATTATGAATTATTTTATGACTTTCGGGTGAATAACAACATTTCAATTACCCCTGGTTTTTTTGTTATTACAAATCCTGAACATAATTCAGGAAATAACACAATTATTATAGGTGGAATTCGTACACGGTTTCGCTTTTAA
- a CDS encoding PQQ-binding-like beta-propeller repeat protein has translation MPENTSYPICNTIKRKLFNFIRALPALATLGFATPTLGATFYVAGFNSDNIQQYDSKTGYFLDTFASGSQLNEPEGLVFDSNGDLYVSNRGTDQILKYNGKTRAFLEVFASGGGLDQPDGLSFGSNGNLYVSSQLTDQVLEYDGRTGAFVKVFASGGGLDFPTGIVFGPDNNLYVSSFYSNNILWYDGETGNLLGTFASGGGLTGPTGLSFGSDGNLYVSSFLSDQVLEYDGKTGNLRVTFASGSQLDGPNFLNFDLDGNLYVGSVENNQVLVYDGMTGALLHTLALDNGLDAPTGIVFSHKSSSIPESSFVLGLCVFGILSVYGLCNKA, from the coding sequence ATGCCTGAAAACACTTCGTATCCAATCTGCAACACCATAAAACGTAAATTATTTAACTTCATTCGAGCTCTACCTGCCCTTGCAACTCTGGGTTTTGCTACTCCGACACTAGGAGCCACCTTTTACGTTGCCGGGTTTAACTCTGACAATATCCAGCAGTATGACAGTAAGACGGGGTACTTTCTTGATACCTTTGCCTCTGGTAGCCAGTTGAATGAGCCTGAAGGCTTAGTCTTTGACTCAAATGGCGACCTCTACGTTAGCAACAGAGGCACTGACCAAATTCTAAAATACAACGGTAAGACAAGAGCCTTCCTTGAAGTCTTTGCATCTGGCGGTGGGCTGGATCAACCTGATGGCTTAAGCTTTGGTTCAAACGGCAACCTCTACGTTAGCAGCCAATTAACCGACCAAGTACTAGAATACGACGGTAGAACAGGAGCATTTGTTAAGGTCTTTGCCTCTGGCGGTGGACTGGATTTCCCCACTGGTATAGTATTTGGTCCAGACAACAACCTCTACGTTAGTAGCTTTTACTCCAACAACATACTGTGGTATGACGGTGAGACGGGAAATTTGCTCGGTACATTTGCCTCTGGCGGCGGGCTGACTGGACCTACTGGCTTGAGCTTTGGCTCGGACGGCAACCTCTACGTCAGTAGCTTTTTGAGCGACCAAGTCCTAGAGTACGATGGTAAAACAGGGAACCTCCGTGTTACCTTCGCCTCTGGCAGTCAATTGGATGGACCTAATTTCTTGAACTTTGACTTGGATGGTAACCTATACGTCGGCAGCGTAGAAAACAACCAAGTCCTGGTATACGATGGTATGACAGGAGCCTTGCTTCATACCTTAGCCTTGGACAATGGACTGGATGCACCTACTGGTATCGTATTTTCCCATAAATCCAGTAGCATACCTGAATCCTCTTTTGTATTAGGGCTATGTGTATTTGGTATTTTAAGTGTCTACGGGTTGTGTAATAAGGCTTAA